From the Vicia villosa cultivar HV-30 ecotype Madison, WI unplaced genomic scaffold, Vvil1.0 ctg.002104F_1_1, whole genome shotgun sequence genome, one window contains:
- the LOC131637877 gene encoding GDSL esterase/lipase At5g22810-like, giving the protein MSTSAFSTFFLLVVVFLVPINGKPMVPALFTFGDSSLDVGCNNNLNTLAKANYSPYGRDFENHIPTGRFCNGKLTIDYASETLGFTSHQPPYPTLNIKGDNLLNGASFASSGSGYHESTAKLYNVFTMNEQLEFFKDYQRELIKIAGKPNALSIISGGVYLVGAGSGDFLLNYYINPLQYKVYTAHQFADILVQYYSDFIQNLYALGARKIGVPSLVPIGCFPAAITIFGFPSNKCVSRFNNVAIYFNQKLNSSSLNLLKMLPGLNLKVLDTYQLFYDIVSEPSQYGFTEARKGCCGTGLIELSILCNRLAIGTCADASKYVFWDSFHPTDAFNKIMAAHLLSEASPLLS; this is encoded by the exons ATGAGTACAAGTGCTTTCTCAACCTTTtttcttcttgttgttgtttttcttgtTCCCATTAATGGAAAACCTATGGTCCCTGCATTGTTCACCTTTGGTGACTCTAGTCTTGATGTTGGGTGTAACAATAATCTAAATACACTTGCTAAAGCAAACTACTCTCCTTatggtagagattttgagaatCATATTCCCACTGGAAGGTTTTGCAATGGAAAACTTACTATTGACTATGCAT CTGAAACTCTTGGATTTACCTCTCACCAACCTCCTTACCCAACTTTAAATATCAAAGGAGATAACCTCTTGAATGGTGCTAGCTTTGCTTCATCTGGTTCTGGCTACCATGAGTCTACAGCAAAATTATAT AATGTATTTACAATGAATGAGCAATTGGAATTCTTCAAGGATTATCAAAGAGAATTAATAAAAATAGCAGGAAAACCAAATGCACTATCCATTATATCTGGTGGTGTATATCTTGTTGGTGCAGGGAGTggtgattttttattaaattattacatAAATCCATTGCAATACAAGGTGTATACGGCTCATCAATTTGCAGACATTCTTGTACAATACTACTCTGATTTCATTCAG AATTTATATGCGCTAGGAGCAAGAAAAATTGGTGTGCCATCATTAGTTCCAATAGGTTGCTTTCCAGCGGCCATCACTATATTTGGGTTTCCTAGCAACAAATGTGTGTCCAGATTCAACAATGTTGCTATTTACTTTAATCAGAAGCTCAACTCATCATCTCTGAACTTGCTAAAAATGCTTCCCGGTCTCAATTTGAAGGTTCTTGACACTTACCAACTTTTCTATGATATAGTCTCTGAACCCTCTCAATACG GATTTACTGAAGCAAGGAAGGGTTGTTGTGGGACAGGCTTGATAGAGCTTTCGATACTTTGCAATCGACTTGCCATTGGAACATGTGCTGATGCATCTAAATATGTGTTTTGGGATAGTTTTCACCCCACAGATGCCTTTAACAAAATTATGGCAGCTCATTTGCTTTCAGAAGCATCCCCTCTTCTATCTTAA